In a single window of the Saccharothrix australiensis genome:
- a CDS encoding EndoU domain-containing protein, with amino-acid sequence MAKPKNPGGSTPGKPSQAHGNINAGNGISSAQAATAQAAQQGKPGGGSGGQSTKPGGTGKPAPPTKPIQPPTANAIRHSDASREHIVHGDGGRQGGHLAGTGFSKKTEFPMDWDEAKILDSAYQVTQQGPPAKGPYLTKDAEGRPAWAYDYKGTVDGVEVKTTVLANGEIRTAYPPNSADPGVITNPAAPHPAPSGIPMGNPPRYSNPAAGGDGSWTWEGPKGGKIIRVVQDAQGNVTTTVLGDYEKK; translated from the coding sequence GTGGCGAAACCCAAGAACCCCGGTGGGAGCACTCCGGGCAAGCCCTCGCAGGCGCACGGCAACATCAACGCGGGCAACGGGATCTCCAGCGCCCAGGCGGCCACCGCTCAGGCCGCGCAGCAGGGCAAACCCGGCGGAGGGTCCGGCGGGCAGTCCACCAAACCCGGCGGCACGGGCAAACCGGCACCGCCGACCAAGCCGATCCAGCCTCCGACGGCGAACGCCATCCGGCACAGCGACGCGTCGCGCGAGCACATCGTCCACGGCGACGGTGGCAGGCAGGGCGGCCACCTCGCGGGTACCGGCTTCTCGAAGAAGACCGAGTTCCCCATGGACTGGGACGAGGCGAAGATCCTCGACTCGGCGTACCAGGTCACGCAGCAGGGTCCGCCCGCGAAGGGGCCGTACTTGACCAAGGACGCCGAGGGCAGACCCGCGTGGGCCTACGACTACAAAGGCACGGTCGACGGCGTCGAGGTCAAGACGACCGTGCTCGCCAACGGCGAGATCCGCACCGCCTACCCGCCCAACAGCGCCGACCCGGGCGTGATCACCAACCCGGCGGCACCGCATCCCGCTCCGTCGGGCATCCCGATGGGCAACCCGCCGCGCTACAGCAACCCGGCTGCGGGTGGCGACGGCAGTTGGACGTGGGAGGGCCCGAAGGGTGGCAAGATCATCAGGGTCGTCCAGGACGCGCAGGGTAACGTCACCACGACCGTGCTCGGCGACTACGAGAAGAAGTGA